One window of the Nicotiana tabacum cultivar K326 chromosome 4, ASM71507v2, whole genome shotgun sequence genome contains the following:
- the LOC142180110 gene encoding uncharacterized protein LOC142180110: MGLPWSFTAWGMDVIGPIETVASNWHHFILVVIDYFTKWVEASTYKAVTKKVVEDFVQNNIICRFGIPESIITDNAANLNSDLRRAIYKKFRIVHRNSTAYRLQMNREVEAANKNIKRIL, encoded by the coding sequence ATGGGTTTACCCTGGTCGTTCACCGCTTGGGGTATGGACGTGATTGGACCTATAGAGACTGTCGCATCAAATTGGCATCACTTCATCTTGGTAGttatcgactatttcactaaatgggttgaagcatctACTTACAAGGCAGTCACAAAGAAGGTAGTGGAAGATTTCGTCCAGAACAACATCATCTGTAGGTTTGGAATACCGGAATccatcatcactgacaatgccgcTAACCTCAACAGCGACCTCAGGAGAGCAATCTACAAGAAATTCAGAATTGTCCACCgcaattccacagcctacagactaCAAATGAATAGGgaagtcgaggcagccaacaagaatatcaagaggattCTATGA